The following are encoded together in the Coriobacteriia bacterium genome:
- a CDS encoding glycosyltransferase gives MKPLVSIVVPMFNEEDNAPVTLKAVADALTAEGWTYELHPVSDGSTDKTAAVLARLAASDPHIEPVAYPKNRGRGYALRQGFAAARGTYTASLDADLSYSADHAVRMVKILIERPEVDVVLGSQWMPGGTTENVPFIRAFLSRGGNVILRWAYGGQIYTSTSVCRAYRTPVLKSLDLVAEDKEIHLEILSKAIALGYTVVEMPATLAARTKGKSKFRPKRTILSHLFFSVLARPMTLFSVFGLALIVSALAVGVYLLTEFAAGTLNPERPLMTIMVLLFVAGGILFSFSLLAAQIIEQRRAMIRLHAEVKGLRQDLEGRESQADDGS, from the coding sequence ATGAAGCCGCTCGTCTCGATCGTCGTCCCGATGTTCAACGAAGAGGACAACGCGCCGGTCACGCTCAAAGCAGTGGCCGACGCGCTTACAGCCGAAGGCTGGACGTACGAGCTCCACCCGGTGAGCGACGGATCCACAGACAAGACCGCCGCGGTGCTCGCCCGGCTTGCGGCGAGCGACCCGCACATCGAGCCGGTGGCATACCCCAAGAATCGCGGCCGCGGCTACGCGCTTCGGCAGGGCTTTGCAGCGGCACGCGGCACGTACACGGCCTCGCTCGACGCGGACCTCAGCTACTCGGCCGACCACGCGGTGCGCATGGTCAAGATACTCATCGAGCGTCCCGAGGTGGACGTGGTGCTCGGCAGCCAGTGGATGCCGGGCGGCACGACCGAGAACGTACCGTTCATTCGCGCGTTCCTGTCCCGCGGCGGCAACGTGATCCTCAGGTGGGCGTACGGCGGCCAGATCTACACCTCCACGAGCGTGTGCCGGGCCTACCGCACGCCGGTGCTGAAGTCGCTCGACCTGGTGGCCGAGGACAAGGAGATCCACCTCGAGATCCTTTCGAAGGCGATCGCGCTTGGCTACACCGTGGTTGAGATGCCGGCCACGCTGGCGGCGCGCACGAAGGGCAAGTCGAAGTTCCGGCCCAAGCGCACCATCCTGAGCCACCTGTTCTTCAGCGTGCTCGCGCGGCCGATGACGCTCTTCTCGGTCTTCGGCCTGGCGCTCATCGTCAGCGCGCTCGCGGTGGGGGTCTATCTGCTCACCGAGTTTGCAGCCGGCACCCTCAACCCCGAGCGGCCGCTCATGACGATCATGGTGCTGCTGTTCGTGGCGGGCGGCATCCTCTTCAGCTTCTCGCTGCTCGCGGCGCAGATCATCGAGCAGCGGCGCGCGATGATCCGCCTCCACGCCGAGGTGAAGGGGCTGCGGCAGGACCTCGAGGGGCGAGAGAGCCAAGCCGATGACGGCAGCTAG
- a CDS encoding class I SAM-dependent methyltransferase — MAVGPFAVLRFDLAFSLLGPQGAGRFLDLGCGAGDFTLELVRRGYHGTAIDPSEQAVARTAERVAAAGAEGVEVALGTVLDVTGPFNTVFAFEVIEHIADDVSLLRKIRTVLAPGGRLVLSTPAHQGLWDDTDAVSGHVRRYEHDDLVVALQAAGYEDIAIRSMGVPLANLGKPLLARRNRRLLGDGGLEAASPEERTAESGLHRALPLSDALYGLLFNRITLAPAILAQRALARTRLGVNWVAIATAPAHRA; from the coding sequence ATGGCCGTCGGACCGTTCGCTGTGCTGCGCTTCGACCTCGCGTTCTCGCTTCTCGGACCGCAGGGTGCCGGACGCTTCCTCGATCTCGGCTGCGGAGCCGGTGACTTCACCCTCGAGCTCGTGCGGCGGGGGTATCACGGCACGGCCATCGACCCCTCGGAGCAGGCGGTCGCGCGGACAGCGGAGCGTGTGGCTGCGGCCGGCGCAGAGGGCGTGGAGGTCGCGCTCGGCACGGTCTTGGACGTCACCGGACCGTTCAACACGGTTTTTGCCTTCGAGGTGATCGAGCACATCGCCGACGACGTGTCCCTCTTGCGGAAGATTCGCACGGTACTCGCTCCCGGCGGGCGCCTCGTGCTGTCGACGCCGGCTCATCAGGGGTTGTGGGACGACACGGACGCGGTCTCCGGCCACGTCAGGCGGTACGAACACGACGACCTGGTCGTCGCGCTTCAGGCCGCCGGATACGAGGACATCGCCATTCGCTCGATGGGCGTGCCGCTAGCCAATCTCGGCAAGCCGTTGCTGGCGCGTCGGAACCGACGGCTCCTCGGTGACGGGGGGCTCGAGGCGGCATCGCCCGAGGAGCGAACCGCGGAAAGCGGCCTGCATCGGGCACTCCCGCTGTCGGATGCGCTCTACGGGCTGTTGTTCAACCGGATCACGCTCGCGCCTGCCATCCTCGCGCAGCGCGCACTGGCTCGGACCCGTCTCGGAGTGAACTGGGTGGCCATCGCCACGGCGCCGGCCCACCGGGCCTAG
- a CDS encoding lysylphosphatidylglycerol synthase domain-containing protein — MRRKVAGYAIRLVLSLAVLGALATRVRWRDVPEALSVADPAWITIALGALVLGATVRITSFMLLTNHSESLVTFPQAAYLTLVGSAAALVMPSWTGELFKAHIAGKALEAPEHLVASSVIDKLTSLAAVSAMAIAGGLAAGSTALAAVAAALCAVTTLVIFMPRLIPWRLVTRVVAVRADVSDEKIAAAIQVPRTLLLGVLALSAMGWVLTYAMVFAISRAMGAEISPTAMLTIGPLMTLATLLPISLAGIGVSQATLAAMLVAHGVAAQTAAHAAIGQLGLTLLPPLVGLVLYATVGEHRWAAGAVGERSVTMLTTVFPRHAGDGMGTFIDSLARAVAKTGWCVTVVAPHAAGLTEHEDLGDIEVRRFRYLPQRAEVLGYSALGIPHVLRSNPVAALALPMFLIGLGRAARQAAHRSSVLHAHWAPVGAIAGLAAGRRTLLVLSLHGTDVALAERGGVWRFALRFACRRATLVLPVSQAMAEAVRRLVPDLPADRVRVVGNGIDPSLLERVVPEDERSGVAFIGRLTEAKGAFDALRALALIPGGARLTLAGAGDAHAIETLVDELGLPGRVHIPGPLPHPEALEVIAHARVLVLPSRSEGFSVVSLEAAALGTPVVASGVGAIAEILGGSDSLHAPGDVPALARLLDRALTDREWAAGLADRARRSAAERYTWPLVAREVAEGYDFIAEAGR, encoded by the coding sequence ATGCGCCGTAAGGTCGCAGGCTACGCGATCCGCCTCGTCCTCTCGCTTGCGGTGCTGGGCGCGCTTGCCACCCGGGTCAGGTGGCGCGATGTGCCCGAAGCCTTGAGCGTTGCCGACCCCGCGTGGATCACGATCGCGCTGGGGGCGCTTGTGCTCGGCGCCACCGTGCGCATCACGAGCTTCATGCTGCTCACCAACCACAGTGAATCACTGGTCACCTTCCCCCAGGCCGCCTACCTCACGCTCGTCGGCAGCGCCGCGGCACTGGTGATGCCGAGCTGGACGGGCGAGCTGTTCAAGGCACACATCGCGGGCAAGGCGCTCGAGGCACCCGAGCATCTGGTCGCGAGTTCTGTGATCGACAAGCTCACCTCGCTCGCCGCTGTGAGCGCGATGGCAATCGCCGGCGGTCTTGCCGCTGGCAGCACAGCGCTCGCAGCGGTGGCGGCGGCGCTGTGCGCGGTCACCACGCTTGTGATCTTCATGCCACGGCTCATCCCCTGGCGGTTGGTGACGCGCGTGGTCGCCGTCCGCGCTGATGTGAGCGACGAGAAGATCGCCGCGGCGATTCAGGTGCCTCGCACCCTGCTGTTGGGCGTGCTCGCGCTGTCCGCGATGGGTTGGGTGCTGACGTACGCGATGGTCTTCGCGATCTCGCGCGCGATGGGCGCCGAGATCTCCCCGACCGCGATGCTCACCATCGGGCCGCTGATGACGCTCGCCACGCTGCTCCCAATCTCGCTCGCGGGCATCGGCGTATCGCAAGCCACGCTCGCCGCCATGCTCGTGGCGCACGGGGTCGCCGCGCAGACCGCCGCGCACGCGGCAATCGGCCAGCTCGGGCTCACGCTGCTCCCGCCGCTCGTTGGACTCGTGCTCTACGCAACCGTCGGCGAGCATCGCTGGGCGGCGGGCGCCGTCGGCGAGCGCTCGGTCACCATGCTCACCACCGTCTTCCCGCGTCATGCCGGTGACGGTATGGGCACGTTCATCGATTCGCTTGCACGCGCTGTGGCCAAGACGGGATGGTGCGTCACAGTCGTGGCGCCGCACGCGGCCGGCCTGACCGAGCACGAAGACCTCGGCGATATCGAAGTCCGTCGTTTCCGCTACCTTCCGCAGCGCGCCGAGGTGCTCGGCTACAGCGCACTCGGCATCCCGCACGTACTGCGCAGCAACCCGGTCGCCGCACTCGCCCTGCCGATGTTCCTCATCGGCCTGGGCCGCGCCGCGCGCCAGGCCGCGCACCGATCGAGCGTGCTCCACGCGCACTGGGCACCCGTCGGCGCGATCGCCGGCCTCGCAGCCGGACGCCGCACGCTGCTGGTGCTCTCCCTCCACGGCACCGACGTGGCACTCGCCGAGAGGGGCGGCGTATGGCGGTTCGCGCTGCGGTTCGCCTGCCGCCGCGCCACACTCGTCCTCCCCGTCTCCCAGGCGATGGCCGAGGCGGTGCGGCGTCTCGTCCCCGACCTTCCCGCCGATCGCGTGCGGGTCGTGGGTAACGGCATCGACCCGTCGCTGCTCGAACGCGTCGTGCCGGAGGACGAACGCAGCGGCGTTGCGTTCATCGGCCGTCTCACCGAGGCCAAGGGCGCGTTCGACGCCCTGCGCGCGCTCGCGCTCATTCCGGGCGGCGCGCGGCTCACACTCGCAGGCGCTGGCGACGCGCACGCGATCGAGACACTGGTAGACGAGCTTGGCCTGCCGGGGCGGGTGCACATCCCTGGCCCACTCCCACACCCCGAGGCTCTCGAGGTCATCGCACACGCAAGGGTTCTGGTGCTGCCCAGCCGCTCGGAAGGCTTCTCCGTGGTGTCGCTCGAGGCCGCTGCACTCGGCACGCCCGTCGTCGCGAGCGGCGTGGGCGCGATCGCCGAGATCCTCGGCGGAAGCGACTCCCTGCACGCCCCGGGCGACGTGCCGGCGCTGGCCCGGCTGCTCGACCGGGCGCTCACCGACCGCGAGTGGGCTGCGGGACTCGCAGACCGCGCACGACGCTCGGCGGCCGAGCGGTACACCTGGCCTCTGGTGGCGCGTGAAGTGGCCGAGGGCTACGACTTCATCGCGGAAGCGGGGCGGTGA
- a CDS encoding glycosyltransferase family 39 protein translates to MRPVRRLNRPTRDGAITLSAVALIAAAVITFKVMASTSTGPGWDTYAFLANAAEFAGKGYGYTELHRPPALSLLTAAAFALGAPLEEWVIQWMDGLLSFAGIIAFYLIARRRFRPLLSGVGALMFLGVAPLWAYLGSGYTDFPSVALSMWLLWSCMKATEDSPWWYLLAGPLFVAATMTRYTALLALFPALIWVALRWRPFHQAKQIAGGVVLAIASYLPAARFYAERFGDVLFPFILAFGVSENISAPDGEGAVRSSAMWYLTELPGHLAGEKLVLMGVLILLVAFLGTLLGTVSFLRTHKPRPSRLLMAVLLTIPAVLAQIAGGLVTRQVTIAIAVYAIWHALAPYEEDERGRRVTASSAPLAAMLAWLLIYFDAYGHQTVQVARYLVAMLPGLVFVILYGWQMFMVDIRRTLTREEDVPEDAGMRAWLRFGAPVGLGVLVAIAIAAAMLGTSSEANRTVQAARETALWLSHQDGIAEAAVFSDVWPLTAWYARIPARPMPFYNDDEARQHALDKVPVDYYVTLRSRTFDGFEAVQTGGGATVLRRVESAPEELPHVLYLGKAWDNYLETVTGYTFYLDGDSGRYGWEGTAFLDSMTAEELAAYDAVAVYGVRWRERADGEAALLDYVRNGGAVIIDASENLGELPYDLANTVMFDTVIRRQEMAENASIEVGDALVELEPRLSGMDASPFLDEDGSPWYGADYTTLPGTSEISVLATVGGRPAVAMRQIGKGRVYWIGYNLVWHAFLTENTDEQALIAAVFEDALGDPDAP, encoded by the coding sequence GTGCGGCCCGTGAGGCGGCTCAACCGCCCCACGCGGGATGGTGCGATCACGCTTTCGGCGGTCGCCCTCATCGCGGCGGCGGTGATCACGTTCAAGGTCATGGCGTCCACCTCGACGGGACCGGGATGGGACACCTACGCGTTCCTTGCCAACGCTGCCGAGTTCGCGGGCAAGGGCTACGGCTACACCGAGCTGCACCGTCCCCCGGCGCTGTCGCTGCTCACCGCTGCGGCGTTCGCGCTCGGCGCGCCGCTCGAGGAGTGGGTCATCCAGTGGATGGATGGCCTCCTCAGCTTCGCCGGCATCATCGCCTTCTACCTCATCGCGCGACGCCGCTTCCGGCCGCTGCTGTCTGGCGTCGGGGCGCTCATGTTCCTCGGCGTGGCGCCGCTGTGGGCGTACCTGGGCAGCGGCTACACGGACTTCCCGTCGGTGGCGCTCTCGATGTGGCTCTTGTGGTCATGCATGAAGGCCACCGAGGACAGTCCGTGGTGGTATCTGCTCGCCGGACCCCTGTTCGTCGCGGCCACGATGACCCGGTACACGGCACTGCTCGCGCTGTTCCCCGCGCTCATCTGGGTGGCGCTGCGCTGGCGACCGTTCCATCAGGCGAAACAGATCGCCGGGGGCGTCGTCCTCGCGATCGCAAGCTACCTGCCGGCCGCACGCTTCTACGCCGAGCGCTTCGGTGACGTGCTCTTCCCATTCATCCTCGCCTTCGGGGTCTCTGAGAACATCAGCGCACCTGACGGTGAGGGCGCGGTGCGGTCCTCCGCGATGTGGTACCTGACCGAACTCCCGGGCCATCTCGCAGGTGAGAAGCTCGTCTTGATGGGCGTGCTCATCTTGCTGGTCGCGTTCCTGGGCACCTTGCTCGGCACGGTCTCGTTCCTGCGCACTCACAAGCCGAGACCATCACGACTCCTGATGGCGGTGCTCCTCACGATACCTGCGGTGCTCGCCCAGATCGCGGGTGGCCTCGTGACACGCCAGGTCACGATTGCGATCGCTGTCTACGCGATCTGGCACGCGCTGGCGCCCTACGAGGAAGACGAGCGGGGCCGACGCGTGACAGCGTCCTCGGCACCGCTCGCGGCGATGCTCGCGTGGCTGCTCATCTACTTCGACGCGTACGGACACCAGACCGTGCAGGTGGCCCGCTACCTCGTTGCCATGCTGCCCGGCCTCGTCTTTGTGATTCTCTACGGCTGGCAGATGTTCATGGTCGACATCCGCCGCACGCTCACGCGCGAGGAGGACGTGCCCGAGGATGCCGGGATGCGCGCATGGCTTCGGTTCGGCGCGCCTGTGGGACTCGGTGTGCTCGTGGCGATCGCGATTGCGGCTGCCATGCTGGGTACATCCAGCGAGGCGAACCGCACAGTCCAGGCCGCGCGCGAAACCGCGCTGTGGCTCTCGCATCAGGACGGGATCGCCGAGGCGGCGGTCTTCTCGGACGTCTGGCCGCTTACGGCATGGTATGCGCGCATCCCCGCGCGACCCATGCCCTTCTACAACGACGACGAAGCCCGGCAGCACGCGCTCGACAAGGTGCCGGTCGACTACTACGTGACGCTGCGCAGCCGCACCTTCGATGGGTTCGAGGCCGTGCAGACCGGCGGTGGCGCCACGGTGCTGCGGCGCGTCGAGTCGGCCCCCGAGGAACTGCCGCACGTGCTCTACCTCGGCAAGGCGTGGGACAACTACCTCGAGACGGTGACCGGATACACCTTCTACCTCGACGGCGACTCGGGCCGCTACGGCTGGGAGGGCACGGCGTTCCTGGACTCGATGACCGCCGAGGAACTTGCCGCCTACGACGCGGTGGCGGTCTACGGCGTGCGCTGGCGCGAGCGCGCCGACGGCGAGGCGGCGCTCCTCGACTACGTGCGCAACGGCGGCGCGGTGATCATCGACGCCTCCGAGAACCTCGGGGAGCTGCCATACGACCTCGCGAACACCGTGATGTTCGACACGGTGATCCGCAGGCAGGAGATGGCCGAGAACGCATCGATCGAGGTCGGCGACGCACTCGTGGAGCTCGAGCCACGCCTGTCCGGGATGGATGCAAGCCCGTTTCTTGATGAGGACGGATCGCCCTGGTACGGCGCCGACTACACCACCCTGCCGGGCACCTCGGAGATCAGCGTGCTCGCCACCGTCGGCGGGCGGCCGGCGGTAGCGATGCGTCAGATCGGCAAGGGCCGTGTGTACTGGATCGGCTACAACCTGGTCTGGCACGCGTTCCTCACCGAGAACACCGACGAGCAAGCGCTCATCGCCGCGGTATTCGAGGATGCTCTGGGAGACCCTGATGCGCCGTAA
- a CDS encoding glycosyltransferase, producing MSSIWTFLLIWGVWLITPVLVDGAEALARLIRVSARKRERAKEEPVHYDDLPTVSVIVPAHNESAVIDRCLNSVKAQDYPHDKLEIIVIDDGSTDDTADRVEEHVNGNHHYDGNGHGTFLLRGTPIQVGPYRGTLALIKNGHQGKAHALNAGIAASSGDIIVNIDSDVVLAPNAIRAIAVAFVRKPEMGAATGNIEIDWEMLEARDRDGNLLLDENGDIETMKLGPMQSFLARSQFLEYLASFDLGRRAQSLSDTMYTLAGACSAFRRSMVGAGFSYANTTVSEDTLLTFDLHRKGVHIGFVEDARVYLEPVVEWDSLYAQRARWSRGQMEVCGLNQDMIGTKKHGRLGRFALPKMLVFDHTLAFPRLIWAPLLLFFPLLGYPMRVVALAAIGMYIFYLGLEVVNTLAVFSFSDEHTKNRIERSLWALIGLPFYRFAVFHFRFSGFLVTLTEKQQWTMPGPVQQTTKDFRRLQLRSIEIATGLFGMFLASWMRTVRIVTTLVAPLLFGYVLIVRWFDTVRRSG from the coding sequence ATGAGTAGCATCTGGACGTTCCTGCTCATCTGGGGCGTGTGGCTCATCACGCCGGTGCTCGTGGACGGTGCCGAGGCGCTTGCGCGCCTCATCCGCGTGTCGGCGCGCAAGCGCGAGCGCGCGAAGGAGGAGCCGGTCCACTACGACGACCTGCCCACCGTGAGCGTGATCGTGCCGGCGCACAATGAGTCCGCGGTCATCGACCGGTGTCTCAACTCGGTCAAGGCGCAGGACTACCCGCACGACAAGCTCGAGATCATCGTCATCGACGACGGCTCGACCGACGACACGGCCGACCGGGTGGAAGAGCACGTCAACGGCAACCACCACTACGACGGCAACGGCCACGGCACGTTCCTGCTGCGCGGCACGCCGATCCAGGTGGGTCCATACAGGGGAACGCTCGCGCTCATCAAGAACGGGCACCAGGGCAAGGCACACGCGCTCAACGCCGGCATCGCGGCCAGCTCCGGCGACATCATCGTCAACATCGACAGCGACGTGGTGCTCGCCCCCAACGCCATCCGCGCGATCGCCGTCGCATTCGTGCGCAAGCCCGAGATGGGCGCCGCTACCGGCAACATCGAGATCGACTGGGAAATGCTCGAGGCGCGCGACCGGGATGGCAACCTGCTTCTCGACGAGAACGGCGACATCGAGACGATGAAGCTCGGCCCGATGCAGAGCTTCCTCGCCCGCTCGCAGTTCCTGGAGTACCTCGCGTCTTTCGACCTCGGCCGGCGCGCGCAGTCGCTCTCGGACACCATGTACACGCTCGCGGGTGCGTGCTCGGCGTTCCGGCGGAGCATGGTGGGCGCCGGCTTCTCGTACGCCAACACCACGGTCTCCGAGGACACGCTGCTCACCTTCGACCTGCACCGCAAAGGCGTGCACATCGGCTTCGTCGAAGACGCGCGCGTCTACCTCGAGCCGGTGGTGGAGTGGGACAGCCTCTACGCGCAGCGGGCCCGGTGGTCGCGCGGTCAGATGGAGGTCTGCGGCCTCAACCAGGACATGATCGGCACCAAGAAACACGGCCGACTTGGCCGCTTCGCGCTGCCGAAGATGCTCGTCTTCGACCACACCCTCGCATTCCCCCGTCTCATCTGGGCGCCACTGCTGCTCTTCTTCCCCCTGCTCGGGTACCCGATGCGGGTCGTAGCACTCGCTGCAATCGGGATGTACATCTTCTATCTGGGCCTCGAAGTCGTGAACACGCTTGCCGTGTTCTCGTTCAGCGACGAGCACACGAAGAACCGGATCGAACGCAGCCTGTGGGCGCTCATCGGTCTGCCCTTCTACCGGTTCGCGGTGTTCCACTTCCGCTTCTCGGGATTCCTCGTTACGCTCACGGAGAAGCAGCAGTGGACCATGCCCGGCCCCGTGCAGCAGACCACGAAGGACTTCCGCCGTCTCCAGCTGCGGTCGATCGAGATCGCGACGGGCCTCTTCGGTATGTTCCTGGCGTCATGGATGCGCACCGTGCGGATCGTGACGACGCTCGTGGCACCACTGCTCTTCGGGTACGTGCTCATCGTGCGCTGGTTCGACACGGTACGGAGGAGCGGCTAG
- a CDS encoding archaeosortase/exosortase family protein codes for MDVNIGLLILGTLAWAGLTLALRRSRRWLTFYLTGGLGFVLVVLFWASFLGFDTALEALEARQAVGIANFTGIALSLLGKTGLAIPNHTGWAVFDVGIECSALLEMSAIIGLVAFYPAFSAGRKVSSVLIGTAVTYAVNIARIMLIVVLINAFGTDWVFAAHAVFGRVLFFVGTVVLYWWLITRPTVNWIGADLREAIADE; via the coding sequence GTGGATGTGAACATCGGCCTGCTGATCCTCGGAACGCTCGCGTGGGCGGGCCTCACCCTCGCCCTTCGGCGTTCGCGCCGCTGGCTGACCTTCTACCTCACCGGCGGCCTGGGCTTCGTGCTGGTGGTGCTCTTCTGGGCATCCTTTCTCGGCTTCGACACCGCACTCGAGGCCCTCGAGGCGCGCCAGGCCGTGGGCATCGCCAACTTCACGGGCATCGCGCTCTCCCTGCTCGGCAAGACCGGACTCGCGATCCCCAACCACACCGGCTGGGCGGTCTTCGATGTGGGCATCGAGTGCTCGGCGCTGCTCGAGATGTCGGCGATCATCGGACTGGTGGCGTTCTATCCGGCGTTCAGCGCAGGCCGGAAGGTCTCTTCAGTGCTCATCGGCACGGCCGTGACCTACGCCGTGAACATCGCGCGCATCATGTTGATCGTAGTGCTCATCAACGCGTTCGGCACCGACTGGGTTTTCGCCGCGCATGCGGTGTTCGGCCGGGTGCTCTTCTTCGTCGGCACGGTGGTGCTCTACTGGTGGCTGATCACCCGACCGACCGTGAACTGGATCGGCGCCGACCTGCGCGAGGCGATCGCCGATGAGTAG
- a CDS encoding histidine kinase N-terminal 7TM domain-containing protein produces the protein MIEYSPAALARYVYIASGLVAVYGMVLARRHIRAPGSRWLVLLAGMSAVWMFANALTHMPLSVEARTIWAYVSAIGVYQGALWFLFALEYCIRGFRASRALTAVLLVVPALLMVAAATNPLHGWFWTSIALDPQTDILILTRGPLYTATIILGVAAFAPATLLFVIAAYRSRGLYRTQSIALVIALVAQIATYSVFMSLSEWPPGLYPAMSTGVAMGVVAFAIERLQFLAAVPVGRAEMFDSTPDAHLVFDLSGRIADANHAARDLLGAANPQDLQGLRLEEALTGWSGLGLLGAGGAGTRGEVTAMLETPAGRRIDARAWPLRDASGGMVGTATVLRDVTDVERTRIRLEEATSSVASWVQEMNAVEEFVSRSRKRL, from the coding sequence GTGATCGAGTACTCGCCTGCGGCGCTCGCACGCTATGTCTACATCGCCTCCGGCCTCGTCGCGGTCTACGGCATGGTGCTCGCCCGGCGGCACATCCGCGCGCCCGGCAGCCGATGGCTCGTGCTGCTCGCCGGCATGAGCGCGGTGTGGATGTTCGCCAATGCGCTGACCCACATGCCCCTCTCGGTCGAGGCACGCACTATCTGGGCATATGTGAGCGCGATCGGCGTCTACCAGGGTGCACTCTGGTTCCTGTTCGCGCTGGAGTACTGCATCCGTGGCTTTCGCGCGTCGCGAGCACTCACTGCCGTGCTGCTCGTCGTGCCGGCGCTGCTGATGGTCGCGGCTGCCACGAACCCTCTCCACGGGTGGTTCTGGACCTCCATAGCCCTTGATCCTCAGACAGACATCCTCATCCTCACGCGTGGGCCGCTTTACACCGCCACGATCATTCTGGGGGTGGCGGCGTTCGCACCGGCAACGCTGCTGTTCGTCATCGCGGCCTATCGCAGCCGGGGGCTCTACCGCACGCAGAGCATCGCGCTCGTCATCGCACTCGTGGCGCAGATCGCAACGTACAGCGTCTTCATGTCCCTGTCCGAGTGGCCACCGGGCCTGTATCCGGCGATGTCCACGGGCGTGGCGATGGGAGTCGTTGCGTTCGCCATCGAGCGGCTTCAGTTCCTCGCGGCGGTCCCGGTCGGCCGCGCCGAGATGTTCGACAGCACGCCCGACGCCCATCTCGTCTTCGATCTGTCCGGGCGGATCGCCGACGCGAATCACGCCGCACGGGACCTGCTCGGCGCAGCCAACCCACAGGATCTGCAGGGACTCCGCCTCGAAGAAGCGCTCACGGGGTGGTCGGGCCTCGGGTTGCTCGGAGCCGGCGGGGCAGGAACGCGGGGCGAGGTTACTGCGATGCTCGAGACCCCGGCCGGACGCCGTATCGACGCGCGCGCCTGGCCGCTGCGCGACGCCAGCGGCGGCATGGTCGGCACCGCAACCGTGCTCCGGGATGTCACCGACGTCGAGCGCACGAGGATTCGGCTCGAGGAAGCGACCTCATCGGTGGCCTCCTGGGTGCAGGAGATGAACGCCGTCGAGGAGTTTGTCTCTCGCTCGCGCAAACGGCTGTGA